One genomic segment of uncultured Campylobacter sp. includes these proteins:
- a CDS encoding efflux RND transporter periplasmic adaptor subunit, with translation MRNFKILSILLLASLLFTACFDSNDKKGAAAAGQQRQMPPSKVDVFVAKKSDVPISFDYTATLTSQQDVIIYPKVSGTIIKQFFKPGDNVKAGDKLFLIDPEKYQASYDALEAAIGVANANLKNAQTEFNRISNLYKKNAVSQKEYDAAVSALEIANANLLSSKASAKSAKIDLGYTSITAPFDGVLGDNLVDVGSLVVANTTQLVRLTKINPIEAHFHISDVDNLNRVKMQESGLWAQTNSDAVLKVGQGEFNGKVNFIDNVVNTNMGTVLAKAEFNNDEGKLLPGMFGHVTMGGFYQKDGFKIPQAALQQTDVKTYVLVVEDGKVASKDVKITYQTKDAAVVSEGLNENDKIILNNFLKIGVGAPVEIDKDLTESFGKGVNLEPKAEQEKAK, from the coding sequence ATGAGAAATTTTAAAATCCTTTCGATTTTGTTATTGGCGTCGCTGCTTTTTACGGCATGCTTTGATAGTAACGATAAAAAAGGCGCGGCCGCAGCGGGGCAACAACGGCAAATGCCGCCGTCAAAGGTCGATGTATTCGTAGCTAAAAAATCAGACGTGCCGATCAGCTTTGATTACACCGCGACCCTAACGAGCCAACAAGACGTAATCATCTATCCTAAAGTAAGCGGAACGATAATCAAGCAGTTTTTTAAACCGGGAGACAACGTAAAAGCCGGCGACAAGCTATTTTTGATAGATCCCGAAAAATACCAAGCAAGCTACGACGCGCTTGAAGCCGCTATCGGCGTAGCAAACGCAAATTTAAAAAACGCTCAAACCGAATTTAATAGAATCTCAAATTTATATAAGAAAAACGCCGTTTCGCAAAAAGAGTACGACGCGGCAGTTTCGGCGCTTGAAATCGCAAATGCAAATTTACTAAGCTCCAAAGCCAGCGCCAAAAGCGCAAAAATAGATCTAGGTTACACGAGCATAACCGCGCCTTTTGACGGCGTTTTGGGCGATAATCTAGTAGACGTGGGCTCGCTAGTCGTAGCAAACACGACTCAGCTAGTACGCCTAACCAAAATCAACCCGATCGAGGCGCACTTTCATATCTCCGACGTAGATAACCTAAACCGCGTCAAAATGCAAGAAAGCGGTCTATGGGCGCAAACAAACTCGGACGCCGTACTAAAAGTCGGTCAGGGAGAGTTTAACGGCAAGGTAAATTTTATCGATAACGTCGTAAATACGAATATGGGCACAGTTTTAGCCAAGGCTGAATTTAACAACGACGAGGGTAAGCTACTACCGGGCATGTTCGGCCACGTGACAATGGGCGGATTTTATCAAAAAGATGGCTTTAAAATCCCTCAAGCAGCGCTCCAGCAAACCGACGTCAAGACCTACGTACTAGTCGTAGAGGACGGTAAAGTAGCCTCCAAGGACGTAAAAATCACCTACCAAACCAAAGACGCCGCAGTCGTTAGCGAGGGGCTAAACGAAAATGATAAAATCATCTTAAACAACTTCCTAAAAATCGGCGTAGGCGCGCCCGTCGAGATAGATAAGGATCTAACCGAAAGCTTTGGCAAGGGCGTAAATTTAGAGCCTAAGGCCGAGCAAGAAAAGGCTAAGTGA